A window from Candidatus Gracilibacteria bacterium encodes these proteins:
- a CDS encoding 1-deoxy-D-xylulose-5-phosphate synthase N-terminal domain-containing protein: MNSRQKALRLEALELISRMGEGSSGRMLSSIDLIEGLYFGEENGRQIFKHDPRLPQWEERDYFVLSKIEALPGLHAVLKKAGYSLPEVLPFFPNRKVPGVEVTTEQHGYGLCMAVGMAQAIQIGRLNQHVFCLVGDYELDHGSAWEAIMVAAERKLDRLCLILDENSPNDILWQERFESFGWKVIKLRDAHDHDEIVYGIMKARLTLRKPTCIWAPTKKSAGVPFAERKVEYDDAVFSEMELQEIRTHLLGPLFMLLDIKLTQLGLKIKNLVILDLSFPTGKFPEFKKAYESRFIHLPGRTELALPFAGGLSAFGKIVLIYGMDSDDCELPDRTLNVKLVEEGPEGKWDILEEELKVFGPAVLLIPEED, encoded by the coding sequence ATGAATTCAAGGCAAAAGGCACTTCGACTCGAGGCGTTGGAGCTCATTTCAAGAATGGGAGAGGGGTCCAGTGGGCGGATGCTTTCGTCCATTGATCTTATTGAAGGGCTTTATTTTGGAGAAGAAAATGGTCGACAGATTTTTAAACATGACCCCCGTTTGCCCCAGTGGGAAGAGCGAGATTATTTTGTACTCTCAAAAATTGAAGCTTTGCCGGGACTCCACGCGGTTTTGAAAAAAGCGGGATATTCTTTGCCGGAGGTGTTGCCCTTTTTCCCAAATCGTAAGGTCCCGGGAGTGGAAGTGACCACAGAGCAACACGGGTATGGACTTTGTATGGCGGTGGGGATGGCGCAGGCGATTCAAATTGGGCGACTCAATCAACATGTTTTTTGTTTGGTTGGAGATTATGAATTGGATCATGGCTCTGCTTGGGAGGCGATTATGGTTGCGGCGGAGCGAAAGCTGGATCGCTTGTGTTTGATTTTGGATGAGAACAGTCCCAATGACATTTTGTGGCAAGAACGCTTTGAATCTTTTGGGTGGAAAGTGATTAAACTGCGGGATGCCCACGATCACGATGAAATTGTGTATGGAATCATGAAGGCTCGCCTCACGCTGCGAAAACCCACTTGTATCTGGGCACCCACCAAGAAATCGGCCGGAGTCCCTTTTGCGGAGCGAAAAGTTGAATATGATGACGCTGTTTTTTCGGAAATGGAACTGCAGGAAATCCGTACCCATCTTCTCTGACCCCTTTTTATGCTGCTAGACATCAAACTCACTCAACTCGGCCTCAAGATAAAAAATCTGGTGATTCTGGACCTCAGTTTTCCCACCGGAAAATTCCCGGAATTCAAAAAAGCCTATGAGTCTCGATTCATTCATTTGCCCGGTCGCACGGAGTTGGCCCTCCCTTTTGCAGGAGGACTTTCCGCTTTTGGGAAAATTGTACTTATTTATGGGATGGATAGTGACGACTGTGAATTGCCGGATCGCACGCTCAATGTGAAGTTGGTGGAGGAGGGGCCCGAAGGCAAATGGGATATCCTTGAAGAAGAGCTCAAAGTTTTTGGCCCTGCGGTTTTGTTGATTCCTGAGGAAGATTAA